Proteins from one Paenibacillus amylolyticus genomic window:
- a CDS encoding alpha-glucuronidase family glycosyl hydrolase, with protein sequence MAGYHSELPIANRLAPKTAPAWSKQILVEENHEVITTALTELSRGLEKLYGVKPSISQMSYAQQSEGNHASAPAIRIGTWTGSDFVAGSFSETERSTVQGEGYIIRETEGVLIIGSETPQGVLYGAFHLLRELTLDQGNASEADDAVSKWSFVREQPTNALRMINQWDNVDGSIERGYAGDSIFYDNGEFTLDLERIRDYARLLASTGMNAISINNVNVHRRESLFLTERYLGDVAKVAAEFRAYGIRLFLSANYASPIEIGGLHTADPLDAKVREWWNIQTAKVYAAIPDFGGYLIKADSENRPGPFTYHRDHADGANMLAEALRPFGGLVIWRCFVYNCKQDWRDRSTDRARAAYDHFTPLDGRFADNVILQIKNGPMDFQVREAVSPLFGAMEHTNQVIEFQITQEYTGQQRHLCYLVPQWKEVLDFDTYAKGKGSEIKRIADGSLYKRPHSGFAAVSNIGADACWTGHPLAQANLYGYGRLAWNPELSAEEIADEWVRLTFGHDDKVVRLVTGMLLTSLDTYENYTAPLGVGWMVNPEHHYGPNVDGYEYSKWGTYHFADCHGIGVDRTVNSGTGYTSQYHPENADRYESLDTCPDELILFFHHVPYTHVLHSGKTVIQHIYDTHFEGVAQAEALAETWRQLEGKIDPDIFSKVASLQDNQAEHAKEWRDMINTYFYRKSGIADEQGRTIY encoded by the coding sequence ATGGCTGGGTATCACTCCGAATTGCCAATAGCGAATAGACTTGCCCCAAAGACGGCTCCTGCATGGAGCAAGCAGATACTGGTCGAAGAGAACCATGAAGTAATCACAACAGCGCTGACCGAACTTTCACGGGGACTGGAGAAGTTGTATGGCGTGAAACCGTCAATCAGTCAAATGTCTTATGCTCAGCAAAGTGAGGGTAATCACGCTTCCGCTCCCGCCATACGAATCGGTACTTGGACAGGGAGCGATTTTGTGGCTGGGTCATTTAGTGAGACAGAGCGTTCAACGGTTCAAGGAGAAGGGTATATCATTCGTGAGACTGAGGGTGTACTGATCATTGGTTCAGAGACTCCCCAAGGGGTGTTGTATGGTGCATTCCATCTGCTCCGGGAACTGACATTGGATCAAGGTAATGCAAGTGAGGCGGATGACGCTGTCAGTAAGTGGAGCTTTGTCAGAGAGCAGCCTACCAATGCACTGCGTATGATTAATCAGTGGGATAACGTGGATGGAAGCATTGAACGTGGTTACGCAGGAGACTCCATTTTCTATGATAACGGGGAATTCACACTGGACTTGGAACGCATCAGGGATTACGCACGCTTGCTCGCTTCGACGGGCATGAATGCCATATCCATCAACAATGTCAATGTACACCGCCGTGAGAGCCTGTTTCTGACGGAACGTTATCTGGGTGATGTCGCAAAGGTTGCCGCTGAATTCAGAGCGTATGGCATTCGATTGTTCCTGAGTGCCAACTATGCGAGTCCGATCGAGATTGGTGGATTGCATACGGCTGATCCGCTGGATGCGAAGGTGCGGGAATGGTGGAACATTCAAACGGCGAAGGTGTATGCAGCCATTCCGGATTTTGGGGGTTATCTGATCAAGGCAGATTCCGAGAATCGGCCGGGACCGTTCACATATCATCGGGACCACGCCGATGGTGCAAACATGCTGGCTGAAGCTCTTCGGCCATTCGGTGGATTGGTGATCTGGCGTTGCTTCGTCTATAACTGCAAGCAAGACTGGCGGGATCGTTCCACAGACCGCGCACGGGCAGCCTATGACCACTTTACGCCGCTGGATGGGCGCTTTGCAGATAATGTCATTTTGCAGATCAAGAATGGGCCGATGGACTTTCAGGTGAGAGAGGCGGTATCCCCGCTGTTCGGCGCCATGGAACATACAAATCAGGTGATTGAATTTCAGATTACCCAGGAGTATACCGGGCAACAACGTCATCTCTGTTATCTGGTTCCCCAGTGGAAAGAAGTTTTGGACTTTGACACCTACGCCAAAGGCAAAGGTTCAGAGATCAAGAGAATTGCGGACGGTTCTCTGTATAAACGACCTCACAGTGGCTTCGCGGCAGTCTCCAACATTGGTGCTGATGCCTGTTGGACAGGACATCCACTCGCGCAGGCGAATCTGTATGGATACGGAAGACTTGCGTGGAATCCCGAGCTGTCCGCGGAAGAAATTGCTGATGAGTGGGTGAGACTCACATTTGGCCATGATGATAAAGTTGTACGGCTGGTTACGGGAATGCTTTTGACTTCATTAGATACCTATGAGAATTACACGGCTCCTCTCGGTGTGGGCTGGATGGTTAATCCGGAGCATCACTATGGACCGAATGTAGATGGATACGAGTATTCCAAATGGGGAACGTATCACTTTGCCGATTGTCATGGCATTGGTGTAGATCGAACCGTCAACAGCGGTACAGGATACACGTCACAGTATCACCCGGAGAATGCGGATCGTTATGAGTCTTTGGATACCTGTCCGGATGAGTTGATTTTATTTTTCCATCACGTGCCGTACACCCATGTTCTGCATTCCGGTAAGACGGTCATTCAGCATATTTATGATACACACTTTGAAGGTGTAGCGCAGGCGGAGGCGTTAGCCGAGACTTGGAGACAGCTGGAGGGCAAAATCGACCCGGACATTTTCAGCAAAGTTGCTTCATTACAGGATAATCAGGCCGAACATGCGAAGGAATGGCGGGACATGATCAATACGTATTTCTATCGTAAGAGCGGCATTGCGGATGAACAAGGTCGAACAATCTATTGA
- a CDS encoding glycoside hydrolase family 52 protein, with protein MSTSKSIFYNAHHAPIGAFASFTLGYKGAKGGLGLELGKPADQNVYIGLQSREGENYQALPFYEASEDESSRYDVEKLENGDTASATASQVSQPLIAAFRDEDITREFTSGTDTWTAGDLTFRIYSPVRPVPDPSSGDREALMDALVPAVLVEMTIDNTQGQQLRKAYFGYQGNDPYSAMRLIGGPEGGSITGVGQGRLTAIMSADDGLWPARGFTLEKLLQEQHRENLAFGLGSTAALLMEVPAGEKRTYQFAVCFYRGGIVTTGMDTTYWYTRYFSDIQAAGAYALQRFSELTASCVEVEQRLGTGTLTEDQSFMLAHSIHSYYASTQLLDADGEPLWVVNEGEYRMMNTLDLTADQLYFELALNPWTVRNELEWFVKRYSYTDQVRFPGEEKLYPGGITFTHDIGVANVFSRPGHSAYELVGIDDCFSQMSHEELVNWLCCATVYIEQTQDQTFVKNMLPVIQDCFQSMLNRDHPNAEERNGLMGLDSSRTQGGAEITTYDSLDVSLGQSRNNIYLAGKCWAVYVALEKLFATEKLAALSHQAGLQADRCAASIAAQLTDGGYIPAVIAENNDSRIIPAIEGLVFPYFTGCEAALDVNGRFGPYLKALQTHLKTVLVPGTCLFEDGGWKLSSTSNNSWLSKIYLSQFIARELLGVEWNETGKAADAAHVNWLLHPEESYWCWSDQILSGVAVGSKYYPRGVTSILWLLEGKGNRLAQIYASMEVVQ; from the coding sequence GTGAGCACATCGAAATCCATCTTTTATAATGCACATCACGCACCGATTGGTGCTTTTGCGAGTTTTACACTGGGATACAAAGGAGCCAAAGGCGGGTTGGGTCTTGAACTCGGCAAACCGGCAGACCAGAATGTATATATTGGATTACAATCTCGTGAGGGAGAGAATTATCAGGCGCTTCCTTTTTATGAAGCTTCCGAGGATGAGAGTAGCCGCTATGATGTAGAGAAGTTGGAGAATGGAGACACGGCATCAGCAACAGCGTCCCAAGTTTCACAACCTCTGATTGCGGCTTTTCGTGATGAGGACATTACCCGTGAATTCACCTCAGGTACGGATACGTGGACAGCAGGAGATCTGACGTTCCGTATCTACTCCCCTGTACGTCCGGTACCGGATCCATCAAGTGGGGATCGTGAAGCATTAATGGATGCACTCGTACCTGCCGTATTGGTTGAGATGACGATTGATAATACGCAAGGTCAACAACTACGCAAAGCCTACTTTGGCTATCAGGGCAATGATCCGTACTCAGCGATGCGTCTGATTGGGGGACCAGAGGGTGGATCCATCACAGGTGTGGGACAAGGTCGACTTACAGCAATTATGTCGGCAGATGACGGACTGTGGCCCGCACGCGGATTTACGCTGGAGAAACTTTTGCAGGAGCAACATCGGGAGAATCTGGCATTTGGACTTGGCTCAACCGCGGCACTACTGATGGAGGTCCCGGCTGGAGAGAAACGTACGTATCAATTCGCCGTATGTTTCTATCGCGGAGGCATTGTGACCACCGGTATGGACACCACATATTGGTATACGCGTTATTTTTCTGATATACAGGCAGCAGGAGCGTATGCACTCCAACGCTTCAGTGAGTTGACTGCATCCTGTGTAGAGGTTGAACAGCGTCTTGGAACAGGAACTTTGACCGAAGATCAATCATTCATGCTTGCTCATTCCATTCACAGCTATTACGCCAGTACGCAATTGCTTGATGCCGACGGTGAGCCACTCTGGGTGGTGAACGAAGGGGAGTATCGAATGATGAATACCCTTGATCTGACGGCTGATCAGTTGTACTTCGAGCTTGCGTTGAATCCATGGACGGTGCGTAATGAGCTGGAGTGGTTTGTGAAACGCTACAGTTATACCGATCAGGTTCGTTTCCCAGGAGAAGAGAAGTTATATCCGGGCGGAATTACCTTTACCCATGATATTGGTGTTGCCAATGTGTTCTCACGTCCTGGGCACTCGGCATATGAGTTGGTTGGCATTGATGACTGCTTCTCACAGATGAGCCACGAGGAACTGGTGAACTGGCTCTGCTGTGCGACCGTATACATTGAACAGACACAGGATCAAACGTTTGTGAAAAATATGTTGCCTGTTATCCAGGATTGCTTCCAAAGCATGCTTAATCGGGACCATCCTAACGCTGAAGAGCGCAACGGTCTGATGGGTCTGGATAGCAGCCGTACCCAAGGTGGAGCGGAAATTACTACTTACGATAGCCTGGATGTGTCTCTTGGTCAGTCTCGCAACAATATCTATCTGGCGGGTAAATGTTGGGCGGTCTATGTTGCATTGGAGAAGCTGTTCGCAACGGAGAAGCTGGCAGCTCTGTCACATCAGGCAGGACTTCAGGCGGATCGCTGCGCTGCCAGCATTGCTGCACAGTTGACGGATGGCGGCTACATTCCGGCTGTTATTGCAGAGAACAACGATTCTCGAATCATTCCGGCAATTGAAGGGCTGGTGTTCCCTTACTTTACAGGCTGTGAAGCAGCACTGGATGTTAATGGTCGCTTTGGACCTTATCTGAAAGCACTACAAACTCATCTGAAAACGGTTCTTGTGCCGGGAACATGCCTGTTTGAAGATGGCGGCTGGAAACTGTCCTCAACCAGCAACAACTCGTGGTTAAGCAAAATCTATTTGTCCCAGTTTATTGCTAGAGAGCTATTGGGCGTGGAATGGAATGAGACAGGCAAGGCAGCTGACGCGGCTCATGTCAACTGGCTGCTGCATCCGGAGGAATCCTACTGGTGCTGGAGTGACCAGATCCTGTCTGGTGTGGCGGTTGGAAGTAAATATTATCCGCGTGGTGTAACGTCGATTCTATGGTTGCTCGAAGGAAAAGGAAATCGTCTTGCCCAGATTTATGCGAGTATGGAGGTGGTACAATGA
- a CDS encoding NAD(P)-dependent alcohol dehydrogenase: MGQHQLPEFMKAAVMTEPGHIIMEEQPVPQPAADEVLIQVMAVGVCGSDVHYFEHGRIGRFVVEKPIILGHECAGIIAAVGTNVSRLKTGDRVAIEPGVTCGRCTACKEGRYNLCPDVQFLATPPVDGAFVQYMVMREDMVFPIPDHLSYEEAAMNEPFSVGIHAARRSKLAPGTTLAIMGMGPVGLMAVAAAKSFGVEKIIVTDLEEVRLEAARRMGATHTVNVRNEDAVAVIRELTNGLGVDTAWETAGNPKALQSALYSLRRGGKLAIVGLPAQDEIALNVPFIADNEVDIYGIFRYANTYPAGIEFLSSGQHDVMSLITDRYSLEETQQAMERALHNKSGSLKVMVYPNGR, translated from the coding sequence ATGGGACAACATCAACTGCCCGAGTTCATGAAGGCCGCTGTCATGACAGAGCCAGGACACATTATTATGGAGGAACAGCCCGTTCCCCAACCCGCAGCAGATGAAGTGTTAATCCAGGTGATGGCTGTCGGTGTGTGTGGCTCGGATGTGCATTATTTTGAACATGGACGCATTGGCAGATTTGTCGTGGAAAAACCGATCATTCTGGGTCATGAGTGTGCAGGGATCATTGCTGCTGTTGGTACGAACGTATCACGTTTGAAAACAGGGGATCGGGTTGCTATTGAGCCTGGGGTGACTTGCGGACGGTGCACGGCATGCAAGGAAGGTCGCTATAACCTGTGTCCGGATGTACAATTTCTGGCGACCCCTCCCGTGGATGGCGCATTTGTACAATACATGGTGATGCGTGAAGATATGGTATTCCCGATCCCGGATCATCTGTCTTATGAAGAAGCCGCCATGAACGAGCCATTTTCCGTTGGGATTCACGCGGCACGCCGCAGCAAGCTTGCTCCGGGTACAACCCTGGCGATTATGGGTATGGGCCCCGTTGGACTCATGGCTGTGGCTGCTGCCAAATCTTTTGGTGTAGAGAAGATCATTGTAACGGATCTGGAGGAAGTTCGGCTGGAAGCGGCTCGCCGGATGGGGGCCACTCATACCGTTAATGTGCGGAATGAAGATGCGGTGGCTGTAATTCGCGAGTTAACCAATGGCCTGGGTGTCGATACCGCATGGGAAACAGCGGGGAATCCGAAGGCGTTACAATCCGCTCTGTACTCACTTCGACGTGGAGGCAAACTTGCGATTGTGGGCCTGCCTGCACAGGATGAGATTGCACTCAATGTTCCATTTATCGCGGACAATGAAGTTGATATCTATGGCATATTCCGTTATGCCAACACGTATCCCGCCGGGATTGAGTTCCTGAGCTCCGGTCAGCATGACGTGATGTCCCTGATTACAGATCGTTATTCACTCGAAGAGACACAGCAGGCGATGGAGCGTGCATTACACAATAAGAGCGGTAGTCTGAAGGTCATGGTGTATCCGAACGGAAGATAG
- a CDS encoding type B 50S ribosomal protein L31 — MPKVDIHPKTQIVIFYDASADYKFLSSSTKSSNETMEWEDGNSYPVIRVDTSSASHPFFTGKQRNVDIGGRVDKFNRKYNINK; from the coding sequence ATGCCAAAAGTTGACATCCATCCAAAGACACAAATCGTAATTTTTTACGATGCAAGTGCTGATTACAAATTCCTGAGTTCTTCCACGAAGTCCTCTAACGAAACTATGGAATGGGAAGACGGTAACTCTTACCCAGTAATCCGTGTGGACACTAGCTCCGCATCCCACCCGTTCTTCACTGGTAAACAAAGAAACGTGGATATCGGTGGCCGTGTTGATAAATTTAACCGTAAATACAACATCAACAAATAA
- a CDS encoding HPr family phosphocarrier protein produces MRVHEFMIHADFHRDDLMSVSSQASRFSSDIILSYMESEHEHRVDVKSLLGMALLPIRYGSVVRLQTRGRDELEALEYMLNVLEKGTA; encoded by the coding sequence GTGAGAGTACATGAATTTATGATTCACGCTGATTTTCATCGGGATGATCTGATGTCGGTATCTTCTCAAGCGTCACGTTTTTCCTCGGATATTATATTGTCGTATATGGAGTCTGAGCATGAGCATCGTGTAGATGTCAAAAGCCTGCTTGGAATGGCGTTACTACCCATTCGATATGGTAGTGTTGTCAGATTACAGACAAGGGGCAGGGATGAACTGGAGGCTTTGGAGTACATGTTGAATGTACTGGAGAAAGGGACGGCGTAA
- a CDS encoding MFS transporter, protein MSSTLKIYVLALVSFLVGTSEYVIAGILDRIADTMNISLIAAGQLITIFSLVYALGTPVIIALTSRWDRRKLLLYFLGLFVVANVLAYLLPGYGLFVAARVLMALGAGVVVVTALTVASQIASEGKQASAIATVITGFTASLIVGVPLGRLVAASWDWKLVFAGIAVLGILAMLVIAAAIPPSSAEASVPLKKQLFLLKQPRIGLALLVTFFWLGGYSIAYTYISPYLVTVAGMSEALLSSALLAFGIASLIGSKVGGFSADRWGVKRTLITGMTLHIVSLVLLNITASSHFTVLLVLILWSFAAWSSGPTQQYNLVTMAPESSGIMLSLNSSVMQLAMAAGAGIGGIAVSNVSLSSITWIGAVGVVLAIIIVIGSYRSASSKSTQTDVSNNVA, encoded by the coding sequence ATGTCTTCTACGCTCAAAATCTATGTTCTTGCCTTGGTCAGTTTCCTTGTAGGAACGTCCGAATATGTCATTGCCGGCATTTTGGATCGCATTGCAGATACGATGAATATCTCTTTGATCGCTGCCGGGCAGCTTATTACGATTTTTTCGCTCGTCTATGCGCTTGGTACACCTGTCATTATTGCACTGACTTCGCGCTGGGATCGTCGCAAGCTGTTGCTGTACTTTCTTGGTCTGTTCGTTGTAGCTAATGTACTTGCTTATCTGTTGCCGGGCTATGGTCTGTTCGTCGCAGCACGTGTCTTGATGGCTCTGGGTGCGGGCGTCGTTGTTGTCACGGCGTTAACCGTTGCTTCCCAAATAGCTTCCGAGGGCAAACAAGCTAGTGCAATTGCCACAGTAATCACTGGCTTTACCGCTTCATTGATTGTTGGCGTTCCGCTCGGAAGGCTTGTGGCTGCATCATGGGATTGGAAGCTTGTTTTCGCAGGCATAGCCGTTCTCGGCATTCTCGCCATGCTGGTTATTGCGGCCGCCATTCCACCTTCTTCAGCGGAAGCGTCTGTTCCGCTGAAGAAACAACTGTTTTTGCTCAAACAGCCACGAATTGGTTTGGCACTGCTGGTGACATTTTTCTGGTTAGGTGGTTATTCCATTGCTTACACGTATATCTCACCTTATCTTGTAACTGTTGCAGGAATGAGCGAAGCACTACTCAGTTCAGCTTTACTGGCATTTGGCATAGCTAGTCTGATCGGTTCAAAAGTAGGAGGATTCAGCGCCGACAGATGGGGTGTCAAACGAACGTTGATTACAGGCATGACACTGCATATCGTGAGTCTGGTCCTGCTGAATATAACGGCAAGCTCTCATTTCACTGTCTTGCTTGTTCTGATTTTGTGGTCTTTTGCCGCATGGTCTTCGGGTCCAACTCAGCAATATAACCTCGTGACGATGGCTCCCGAATCCTCAGGTATTATGCTTAGTCTGAATAGTTCGGTCATGCAATTAGCCATGGCAGCCGGAGCAGGGATTGGTGGCATCGCGGTCAGCAACGTTTCATTGTCATCCATAACCTGGATTGGGGCTGTCGGGGTAGTTTTGGCTATCATCATTGTTATTGGCTCGTATCGTTCAGCATCAAGTAAAAGCACACAAACTGATGTATCAAACAACGTTGCTTGA
- a CDS encoding SDR family oxidoreductase: MRYAIGSHRKNGSGYRRNRSIGRVIARTLAACGANLALHYINNDTKARELQGEIEAMGRKAVIVQGDITKQDTAFRMRDEIHPVLGGVDIVVANAVIQYEWTTVLEQSPEDYLSQFESCVMQSVYLAKAFIPHMQDVKAGRFIGINTECAMQNFAHQSAYTAGKRGMDGVYRVLAKEVGEYQITVNQVAPGWTISERDRSSESGHDEAYTRTVPLKRRGEDQEIANAVAFLASDLSSFITGAYIPLSGGNVMPAI; the protein is encoded by the coding sequence TTGCGTTATGCAATTGGATCTCACCGGAAAAACGGCTCTGGTTACAGGCGCAACCGGTCAATTGGGAGAGTAATCGCCCGCACGTTGGCAGCCTGTGGTGCCAATCTGGCTCTTCACTACATAAATAATGATACCAAGGCCCGGGAGCTTCAGGGTGAAATTGAAGCAATGGGGCGTAAGGCTGTAATTGTACAGGGAGATATTACGAAGCAGGATACAGCATTTCGGATGCGCGATGAGATACACCCTGTCCTCGGTGGAGTGGATATCGTCGTTGCCAATGCGGTCATTCAATATGAATGGACAACGGTGTTGGAACAGTCTCCTGAAGATTACTTGAGTCAGTTCGAATCCTGTGTCATGCAGAGTGTGTATCTTGCGAAAGCTTTCATTCCTCACATGCAAGATGTCAAAGCAGGTCGGTTCATTGGCATCAATACGGAATGTGCGATGCAAAACTTCGCTCACCAATCTGCCTATACCGCTGGTAAACGGGGCATGGATGGCGTATATCGGGTGCTCGCCAAGGAGGTTGGCGAGTATCAGATCACCGTGAACCAGGTTGCACCTGGATGGACGATTAGCGAGCGTGATCGCTCCAGTGAGTCTGGACATGATGAGGCCTACACACGTACCGTGCCGCTGAAACGCAGGGGCGAAGATCAGGAAATCGCCAATGCGGTAGCTTTTCTTGCTTCGGATCTGTCCTCATTTATCACGGGTGCCTATATCCCATTAAGTGGTGGAAATGTGATGCCTGCCATCTAG
- a CDS encoding SDR family NAD(P)-dependent oxidoreductase has product MSHAGKVAIITGAGSGLGQAAALKLAEKGASIVVVDLVEETGRETVKQIEKLGSKAIFVQADVSKAPEVENYVKKAVEEFGRIDMFFNNAGIAGPGIKLIEHTIEQFDQIIDINLRSVFYGLKYVITEMLKTGGGSILNTASTAGIVGVPAVAPYAATKHGVVGLTRTAAIEYGKDNIRVNAIAPGTIETPMVVQFGKDNPEVFKATVDSIPSGRLGRPEEIANLVSFLLGDEAPYINGAVYPIDGAVTAQ; this is encoded by the coding sequence ATGAGTCACGCAGGAAAAGTAGCCATTATTACTGGAGCAGGAAGTGGATTGGGCCAAGCAGCAGCGCTAAAGCTGGCGGAGAAGGGCGCATCCATTGTTGTTGTGGATCTTGTCGAAGAGACAGGTCGTGAAACGGTTAAGCAGATTGAGAAGCTGGGAAGTAAAGCTATTTTTGTACAAGCAGATGTGAGTAAAGCACCTGAAGTTGAGAATTATGTTAAAAAAGCAGTCGAAGAGTTCGGACGAATCGACATGTTCTTTAATAATGCAGGTATTGCGGGTCCTGGGATCAAGTTGATCGAACATACGATTGAGCAATTTGACCAGATTATTGATATTAACCTGAGAAGTGTGTTCTACGGGTTGAAGTATGTGATTACGGAAATGCTCAAGACAGGTGGGGGTTCCATTCTGAATACTGCCTCTACAGCCGGTATTGTTGGTGTACCCGCGGTTGCACCCTACGCAGCAACCAAACATGGCGTGGTCGGCTTGACTCGCACAGCAGCAATTGAATATGGCAAGGACAATATTCGTGTGAACGCGATTGCGCCGGGCACGATTGAGACACCGATGGTTGTTCAGTTTGGTAAAGATAATCCTGAAGTGTTCAAAGCAACGGTGGACAGCATTCCATCTGGACGCCTTGGCAGACCGGAAGAGATCGCGAACCTGGTTTCCTTCCTGCTTGGAGATGAAGCGCCATATATCAATGGTGCAGTATATCCGATCGATGGTGCAGTAACAGCCCAATAA
- the poxB gene encoding ubiquinone-dependent pyruvate dehydrogenase, with amino-acid sequence MKKTVADVLVESLLNAGIKRIYGIVGDSLNSVLDSIRRSGKIEWIHVRHEEVAAFAAGADAEVSGSIAVCAGSSGPGNMHLINGLYDCHRNRVPVLAIAAHIPSDEIGSEYFQATHPEYLFQECSDYCEVITTAKQMPRSLTMAIQTAVARSGVSVVVLPGDVAGLEAADLPVPEHVYHATNPVVHPSEPELVKLAEYLNQGKKITLLCGAGCAGAREPLMQLCDRLKSPMVIALRGKEYLEYDNPYSVGLTGLIGYSSGYHAMMDCDVLLMLGTDFPYRQFYPEDAKVLQVDIQSTHLGRRTKLDYGVCGDVKATIETLLPYLTEEHSDKHLRKSVDRYVKVRKELDELAVGKPGKKPIHPQYLTKIISDAAAENAIFTCDVGTPTVWAARYIEMSRNRRLLGSFSHGTMANALPQAIGAQVADPGRQVISLSGDGGITMLMGDLLTLKQHNLPIKVVVFNNGALGFVELEMKAAGFLESGTELVNPNFAMVAQAMGMEGIRVEDPAELEGAVQRALQHDGPVLIDVVVNRQELSLPPKIEFKQAEGFTLWMMKAVLNGRGDEIIELAKTNLLR; translated from the coding sequence ATGAAAAAAACAGTCGCGGACGTTCTGGTTGAATCCTTATTGAACGCTGGTATCAAACGCATATATGGTATTGTTGGAGACTCCTTAAATTCGGTGCTCGACTCCATTCGTCGATCTGGGAAGATCGAATGGATTCATGTGCGTCATGAGGAAGTGGCTGCATTTGCTGCCGGGGCAGACGCTGAAGTCAGTGGAAGTATCGCCGTCTGCGCAGGGAGCAGCGGTCCAGGTAATATGCATCTGATTAACGGTCTGTACGACTGTCATCGCAATCGTGTGCCTGTGCTCGCCATCGCTGCCCATATCCCAAGTGACGAGATTGGCAGCGAGTATTTTCAGGCGACTCATCCAGAGTATCTGTTCCAGGAGTGTAGCGATTATTGTGAAGTGATTACAACAGCGAAACAGATGCCTCGCTCCCTTACGATGGCCATCCAGACAGCAGTTGCACGTTCAGGTGTATCTGTCGTTGTATTGCCGGGGGATGTCGCTGGACTTGAAGCAGCGGATCTTCCTGTGCCAGAGCATGTATATCACGCGACCAACCCTGTAGTACATCCTTCTGAGCCGGAACTCGTGAAATTGGCAGAGTATTTAAACCAAGGCAAAAAAATTACGTTGTTGTGTGGTGCAGGCTGCGCGGGCGCTCGGGAACCCCTAATGCAGCTCTGTGATCGGTTGAAATCCCCCATGGTTATTGCGCTAAGAGGCAAGGAATATCTGGAGTATGACAACCCCTATTCTGTTGGTCTTACCGGCCTGATCGGATATTCATCCGGTTATCATGCCATGATGGACTGTGATGTATTATTGATGCTGGGAACCGATTTTCCATATCGTCAATTCTATCCCGAAGATGCAAAAGTTCTTCAGGTCGACATTCAATCTACCCATCTCGGTCGGCGTACGAAGCTGGATTATGGCGTATGTGGGGATGTAAAAGCGACCATTGAAACTTTACTTCCATATCTAACAGAAGAACACAGTGACAAACATTTGCGTAAAAGTGTGGATCGTTACGTGAAAGTCCGTAAAGAACTGGACGAGCTGGCCGTTGGTAAACCGGGTAAAAAGCCCATCCATCCACAGTACCTGACCAAGATCATTAGTGATGCTGCCGCAGAAAATGCCATCTTCACCTGTGATGTCGGTACACCGACAGTATGGGCGGCACGTTATATCGAGATGTCTCGCAATCGCAGGCTGCTTGGCTCATTCAGTCACGGTACGATGGCGAATGCCCTGCCGCAAGCGATTGGTGCCCAGGTCGCTGATCCCGGCAGACAAGTCATCTCGTTGTCGGGTGATGGAGGCATTACGATGCTGATGGGTGATCTGTTGACATTGAAACAGCACAATCTGCCGATCAAGGTTGTGGTGTTTAACAATGGAGCACTTGGTTTTGTTGAGCTGGAGATGAAGGCTGCCGGATTCCTGGAGTCAGGAACAGAACTTGTCAATCCGAACTTTGCAATGGTTGCCCAGGCCATGGGCATGGAAGGGATTCGCGTTGAAGATCCGGCTGAACTGGAGGGAGCTGTACAGCGTGCGCTTCAGCATGATGGTCCTGTATTGATTGATGTCGTGGTGAACCGTCAGGAATTGTCCTTACCTCCGAAGATTGAGTTCAAACAGGCGGAAGGTTTCACCTTATGGATGATGAAAGCCGTGCTGAACGGACGTGGTGACGAAATTATTGAATTGGCGAAAACCAATTTGCTAAGATAG
- a CDS encoding Dabb family protein, with product MSSITHMVTFTLYAGKDTPEAEAFLKESSDALAVIPGVEQFQVLRQVSEKNEFDYSFSMVFADQAAYDAYNNHPVHRQYVEERWEKEVSRFQEIDLIQHNI from the coding sequence ATGAGCAGCATCACACATATGGTAACGTTTACACTTTACGCGGGTAAAGATACACCTGAGGCAGAAGCCTTTTTGAAAGAAAGTTCGGATGCACTGGCTGTCATTCCTGGAGTAGAGCAATTTCAGGTACTAAGACAAGTGAGTGAGAAGAATGAGTTTGATTACAGCTTCTCGATGGTCTTTGCGGATCAGGCTGCGTATGATGCATATAACAATCACCCGGTTCACCGTCAATATGTAGAAGAGCGTTGGGAGAAGGAAGTCAGTCGCTTCCAGGAAATTGATCTTATTCAGCACAATATTTAA